A single genomic interval of Methylobacterium bullatum harbors:
- the gpx1_1 gene encoding Hydroperoxy fatty acid reductase gpx1 has product MTLLRRQALFLLGTVIATGARAATGDGNAGTFTFEKPEGGLIALKDFADKPILVVNTATACGFAGQFSGLQALWTRFGGRGLTVIAVPSPDFGNQEPLDGVAIAEAARRNHGVTFPVAAKTHVRGPQAHPFYRWAAAEKPGSTPNWNFHKYLVGRNGGLVGAYSSSVEPNDPRIVTAIAGELSQS; this is encoded by the coding sequence ATGACCCTACTTCGCCGACAGGCCCTGTTTCTTCTCGGCACCGTCATCGCCACAGGCGCGCGCGCCGCGACCGGCGACGGCAATGCGGGGACCTTCACCTTCGAGAAACCGGAAGGCGGGCTGATCGCTCTCAAGGATTTCGCGGACAAGCCGATCCTCGTCGTCAACACCGCCACCGCCTGCGGCTTTGCCGGGCAGTTCTCCGGGCTCCAGGCTCTGTGGACGCGCTTCGGCGGGCGCGGCCTGACGGTGATCGCCGTGCCGTCGCCGGATTTCGGCAATCAGGAGCCTCTCGACGGCGTCGCCATCGCCGAGGCGGCCCGCCGGAATCACGGCGTCACCTTCCCCGTCGCCGCCAAGACCCATGTGCGCGGACCGCAGGCCCATCCGTTCTATCGCTGGGCCGCCGCCGAGAAGCCCGGTTCCACGCCGAACTGGAACTTCCACAAATACCTCGTCGGCCGAAACGGAGGCCTGGTCGGTGCCTATTCCTCGTCGGTGGAACCCAACGATCCCCGCATCGTCACCGCCATCGCCGGGGAATTGAGCCAGAGTTGA
- the argJ gene encoding Arginine biosynthesis bifunctional protein ArgJ, translating to MSSAKATPVSPLAPTSVPELPPIGGVGIATAQAGIRYSGRTDVLYLAMQPGTQAAGVFTRSKCPSAPVDWCREALAREGARALIVNSGNANAFTGSRGRDAVALTAKIGAEAAGCRPDEIFIASTGVIGEPLDATKFEGVLADCASRTETGPEAWAAAAQAIMTTDTFPKLATRTATIDGTTVTINGIAKGAGMIAPDMATMLSFVFTDAALPQVVLQTLLSAGTQTSFNCVTVDGDTSTSDTLMLFATGAAGNAPVTDPGDARLSGFRAALDDLLIELAQLVAKDGEGARKFVTVNVKGATSSASAHRIAMSIANSPLVKTAIAGEDANWGRVVMAVGKAGEPADRDRLAIWFGDVRVAREGARDPDYSEAAASAVMRESDVSVTVDLGLGDGTARVWTCDLTKGYIEINGDYRS from the coding sequence ATGTCATCAGCCAAAGCCACTCCCGTCTCGCCCCTCGCCCCGACGAGCGTGCCCGAGCTTCCCCCCATCGGCGGCGTCGGCATCGCCACCGCGCAGGCCGGCATCCGCTATTCCGGACGCACCGACGTGCTCTACCTCGCGATGCAGCCGGGAACGCAGGCGGCGGGAGTGTTCACCCGCTCCAAATGCCCCTCGGCCCCGGTGGATTGGTGTCGCGAGGCGCTGGCGCGCGAAGGCGCCCGCGCGCTGATCGTCAATTCCGGCAACGCCAACGCCTTCACCGGCTCGCGCGGCCGGGACGCCGTGGCGCTGACCGCCAAGATCGGTGCCGAGGCGGCCGGATGCCGGCCCGATGAGATCTTCATCGCCTCCACCGGCGTCATCGGCGAACCGCTCGACGCGACGAAATTCGAGGGCGTGCTGGCGGATTGCGCCTCGCGGACCGAGACCGGCCCCGAAGCCTGGGCGGCGGCGGCGCAGGCGATCATGACCACCGACACGTTCCCCAAGCTCGCCACCCGCACGGCGACGATCGACGGGACAACGGTGACGATCAACGGCATCGCCAAGGGTGCGGGCATGATCGCCCCCGACATGGCGACGATGCTGAGCTTCGTCTTCACTGACGCGGCCTTGCCGCAGGTGGTGCTCCAGACCCTTCTGAGCGCCGGCACGCAGACGAGTTTCAACTGCGTGACGGTGGATGGCGACACCTCCACCTCCGACACGCTGATGCTGTTCGCCACCGGAGCCGCCGGCAACGCGCCCGTGACCGATCCGGGCGACGCCCGCCTGTCGGGCTTCCGCGCGGCGCTGGACGATCTACTCATCGAGCTGGCGCAGCTGGTCGCCAAGGATGGCGAGGGCGCGCGCAAGTTCGTCACCGTCAACGTGAAGGGCGCGACGAGCAGCGCCTCGGCTCACCGCATCGCCATGTCCATCGCCAATTCGCCCCTGGTGAAGACGGCCATCGCCGGCGAGGACGCCAATTGGGGACGTGTCGTGATGGCGGTGGGCAAGGCCGGAGAGCCCGCCGACCGCGATCGCCTCGCGATCTGGTTCGGCGACGTCCGTGTCGCCCGCGAAGGCGCCCGCGACCCGGATTACAGCGAAGCGGCGGCGAGCGCCGTCATGCGCGAATCCGATGTCTCGGTGACGGTGGACCTCGGTCTCGGTGACGGCACGGCGCGGGTTTGGACCTGCGACCTGACCAAGGGCTACATCGAGATCAACGGGGATTACCGCTCATGA
- a CDS encoding 26 kDa periplasmic immunogenic protein encodes MRRLLHRAAAASLALALALPALADDDKAKHESRIVVTGRARAETPPDFASVEIGIEAKGATPAAALDGASNVVRALIALSAGFGVGESDIGTTAVTLTQATREVRQPDGSITEKPDGYRAANSVRVRLADMGKLGELMRKALDAGANRIEGVAFGLKDPNAAEATVQVAAMKDAVAQAGRLAEAAGVKLGAALLIQTTPQGGGMPMAMAAPPMRSKRSSVPVPLAAGTIETSAEVSASFAILP; translated from the coding sequence ATGAGGCGCCTCCTCCACCGGGCGGCGGCGGCGAGCCTCGCTCTCGCCCTGGCGCTCCCCGCCTTGGCAGACGACGATAAGGCCAAGCACGAGAGCCGCATCGTCGTCACCGGCCGCGCCCGCGCCGAGACGCCGCCGGACTTCGCCTCGGTGGAGATCGGGATCGAGGCCAAGGGCGCGACGCCCGCCGCCGCCCTCGACGGAGCGAGCAATGTCGTCCGCGCGCTCATCGCGCTGTCGGCCGGATTCGGCGTCGGCGAGAGCGATATCGGCACGACGGCGGTCACCCTCACCCAGGCGACGCGGGAGGTACGCCAGCCCGACGGCAGCATCACCGAGAAGCCGGACGGCTACCGCGCCGCCAACAGCGTGCGGGTGCGCCTGGCCGATATGGGCAAGCTCGGCGAATTGATGCGCAAGGCTTTGGACGCGGGCGCCAACCGGATCGAGGGCGTGGCGTTCGGCCTGAAGGACCCCAATGCGGCGGAGGCGACCGTGCAGGTGGCGGCCATGAAGGATGCGGTGGCGCAGGCCGGACGCCTCGCCGAGGCGGCCGGAGTGAAGCTCGGAGCGGCCCTGCTGATCCAGACGACGCCCCAGGGCGGGGGCATGCCGATGGCGATGGCGGCGCCTCCAATGCGGTCCAAACGCTCCAGCGTGCCGGTGCCGCTCGCGGCGGGCACGATCGAGACGAGCGCCGAGGTCTCGGCCAGCTTCGCGATCTTGCCGTGA
- the nudG_1 gene encoding CTP pyrophosphohydrolase, with protein MTQDSAVTPPPFRILLVVAVALVDTDGRVLLAQRPEGKQLAGLWEFPGGKVEPGERPEETLIRELREEIGIEVKEACLAPLTFASHAYPDFHLLMPLYVCRRWEGMARSMEGQALKWVRPRALKDQPMPPADAPLIPFLVDLLGP; from the coding sequence GTGACACAAGACTCCGCCGTGACGCCGCCTCCCTTCCGCATCCTCCTCGTGGTGGCGGTCGCCCTGGTGGATACGGATGGTCGCGTTCTCCTGGCCCAGCGCCCGGAGGGCAAGCAGCTCGCCGGTCTCTGGGAGTTCCCCGGCGGCAAGGTCGAGCCCGGCGAGCGGCCGGAGGAAACCCTGATCCGCGAATTGCGCGAGGAGATCGGGATCGAGGTGAAGGAGGCCTGTCTCGCCCCCCTCACCTTCGCGAGCCACGCCTATCCCGACTTTCACCTGCTGATGCCGCTCTATGTCTGCCGCCGTTGGGAGGGCATGGCCCGTTCCATGGAGGGGCAGGCGCTGAAATGGGTGCGCCCGCGCGCGCTCAAGGACCAGCCGATGCCCCCGGCCGATGCGCCGCTGATCCCGTTCCTGGTCGATCTCCTCGGGCCTTGA
- the bioC_1 gene encoding Malonyl-[acyl-carrier protein] O-methyltransferase has translation MTHPPPLFDTALARLRLLRATRAGYADFLLARLAEDLDDRLAAVLRPFPEALDLGTPSSAPARHLLRSGRVGAVTRVAPLAEAGEGLALAVGDPEALPLAASRFDLALSLLALQHVNDLPGALAQLRRVLKPDGLFVGCLLGGRTLTELRQSFGQAEVEIEGGISPRVAPFAEVREMGSLLQRAGFALPVTDVDTITVRYADPFALMRDLRAMGLTNVLTERRRTPLRRDTLMRMAAIYAERFADPDGRLRATFEILWLSGWAPHESQQKPLKPGSAKSRLADALGVPEITPGKITPGTTSDP, from the coding sequence ATGACCCATCCACCGCCCCTCTTCGATACGGCCCTCGCCCGTCTTCGCCTCCTGCGCGCCACCCGCGCGGGCTATGCCGATTTCCTGCTGGCGCGACTCGCCGAGGATCTCGACGATCGTCTCGCCGCGGTGCTGCGCCCCTTTCCCGAGGCGCTCGACCTTGGGACGCCGAGTTCCGCCCCCGCCCGCCATCTTCTGCGCTCCGGCCGCGTCGGCGCCGTCACCCGGGTGGCCCCTCTGGCCGAGGCCGGCGAGGGTCTCGCCCTCGCGGTCGGCGATCCGGAGGCGCTGCCGCTGGCCGCTTCCCGTTTCGATCTCGCCCTGTCGCTGCTGGCCCTGCAGCACGTCAACGATCTGCCGGGTGCGCTGGCCCAGCTGCGGCGGGTGTTGAAGCCCGACGGGCTGTTCGTCGGCTGTCTCCTGGGTGGTCGCACCCTCACCGAACTGCGCCAGTCCTTCGGACAGGCCGAGGTCGAGATCGAAGGCGGAATCAGTCCGCGCGTGGCGCCCTTCGCCGAGGTGCGCGAGATGGGCAGCCTCCTCCAGCGCGCCGGCTTCGCCCTGCCGGTGACGGATGTCGACACGATCACGGTGCGCTACGCCGATCCCTTCGCCCTGATGCGCGACCTGCGCGCCATGGGCCTCACCAACGTGCTGACCGAGCGCCGCCGCACGCCCCTGCGCCGCGATACCCTCATGCGGATGGCCGCGATCTATGCCGAACGGTTTGCCGATCCCGACGGGCGTCTGAGGGCGACGTTCGAGATCCTGTGGCTTTCCGGCTGGGCGCCGCACGAGAGCCAGCAGAAACCGCTGAAGCCCGGCAGCGCCAAGTCCCGTCTCGCCGACGCTCTGGGCGTTCCCGAGATCACGCCCGGCAAGATCACGCCCGGCACGACCAGCGATCCCTGA